One part of the Raphanus sativus cultivar WK10039 chromosome 7, ASM80110v3, whole genome shotgun sequence genome encodes these proteins:
- the LOC108832698 gene encoding SUMO-conjugating enzyme SCE1 yields the protein MASGIARGRLAEERKSWRKNHPHGFVAKPETGPDGSVNLMVWHCTIPGKAGTDWEGGFFPLTMHFSEDYPSKPPKCKFPPGFFHPNVYPSGTVCLSILNEDSGWRPAITVKQILVGIQDLLDTPNPADPAQTDGYHLFIQDAVEYKKRVKLQSKQYPPIV from the exons ATGGCTAGTGGAATCGCTCGTGGTCGTTTAGCAGAGGAGAGGAAATCGTGGAGGAAGAATCATCCTCAT ggttttgtgGCGAAGCCTGAGACTGGGCCTGATGGGTCGGTGAATCTAATGGTGTGGCATTGCACTATTCCTGGTAAAGCCGGT ACTGATTGGGAAGGTGGGTTCTTTCCATTAACGATGCACTTCAGCGAGGACTATCCGAGCAAGCCTCCCAAATGCAAATTCCCACCAGGCTTTTTCCACCCTAATGTCTATCCATCAGGGACAGTCTGTCTCTCAATCCTTAACGAGGATTCC GGGTGGAGACCAGCCATCACTGTGAAGCAGATTCTTGTCGGTATTCAGGATTTACTTGACACGCCTAATCCAGCTGACCCTGCACAGACTGATGGGTATCATCTCTTCATTCAG GATGCAGTTGAGTACAAGAAAAGGGTTAAGCTGCAGTCCAAGCAGTATCCTCCCATTGTCTAG
- the LOC108832696 gene encoding transcription factor bHLH60 isoform X3, protein MDLTGGFGARYDGGQEATGLESLHLGDELRQLPPDGFTALLELPPTQALKLLHFTDSPSSSPQAAPIAPPSFASNLALMERPARFSTEHQQNGTNLSGETTTSSSVKTEPAETNSSSQAVNNRSGKRKDSDNKPKSSTKKKNKSSEEKEKLPYVHVRARRGQATDSHSLAERARREKINARMKLLQELVPGCDKVCLSDTKIQGTALVLDEIINHVQSLQRQVEMLSMRLASVNPRIDFNLDTILASEQCRFPGLIK, encoded by the exons ATGGATCTGACAGGAGGATTTGGAGCTAGATACGACGGCGGCCAGGAAGCTACAGGGCTTGAATCGCTTCATCTAGGAGATGAATTGCGGCAACTACCTCCGGATGGGTTCACGGCGTTGCTTGAGCTTCCTCCTACACAAGCCCTAAAGCTTCTCCATTTCACTGATTCcccctcttcttctcctcaagCGGCGCCAATTGCTCCACCATCTTTTGCTTCTAACTTGGCCCTCATGGAGCGACCCGCTCGTTTCTCCACTGAGCATCAGCAAAACGGTACTAATCTCTCCGGTGAGACTACGACGAGCTCCAGCGTCAAAACAGAGCCTGCTGAGACCAATTCTTCATCTCAAGCGGTGAACAATCGATCTGGCAAGAGGAAAGATTCCGACAACAAG CCTAAAAGCTctacgaagaagaagaacaaaagctCTGAAGAGAAGGAGAAGCTGCCTTATGTTCATGTTAGAGCTCGCCGTGGTCAAGCAACTGATAGCCATAGCTTAGCAGAACGA GCAAGAAGAGAGAAGATTAATGCACGAATGAAGTTGTTACAAGAACTTGTCCCTGGCTGTGATAAGGTTTGTCTCTCAGATACTAAG ATTCAAGGTACAGCTTTGGTGTTGGATGAAATCATTAACCATGTCCAGTCTTTACAACGTCAAGTGGAG ATGCTATCAATGAGACTTGCTTCAGTAAACCCCAGAATCGACTTTAATCTAGACACCATACTGGCTTCAGAA CAATGCAGGTTTCCTGGCCTCATCAAGTGA
- the LOC108832696 gene encoding transcription factor bHLH60 isoform X1 codes for MDLTGGFGARYDGGQEATGLESLHLGDELRQLPPDGFTALLELPPTQALKLLHFTDSPSSSPQAAPIAPPSFASNLALMERPARFSTEHQQNGTNLSGETTTSSSVKTEPAETNSSSQAVNNRSGKRKDSDNKPKSSTKKKNKSSEEKEKLPYVHVRARRGQATDSHSLAERARREKINARMKLLQELVPGCDKVCLSDTKIQGTALVLDEIINHVQSLQRQVEMLSMRLASVNPRIDFNLDTILASENGSLMDGSFNCTAMQVSWPHQVIETEQPYHQHRQLQQPQQWPFDVLNQRAWGREEDQDHGNDHNSLMVGSANLHPNQVKMEL; via the exons ATGGATCTGACAGGAGGATTTGGAGCTAGATACGACGGCGGCCAGGAAGCTACAGGGCTTGAATCGCTTCATCTAGGAGATGAATTGCGGCAACTACCTCCGGATGGGTTCACGGCGTTGCTTGAGCTTCCTCCTACACAAGCCCTAAAGCTTCTCCATTTCACTGATTCcccctcttcttctcctcaagCGGCGCCAATTGCTCCACCATCTTTTGCTTCTAACTTGGCCCTCATGGAGCGACCCGCTCGTTTCTCCACTGAGCATCAGCAAAACGGTACTAATCTCTCCGGTGAGACTACGACGAGCTCCAGCGTCAAAACAGAGCCTGCTGAGACCAATTCTTCATCTCAAGCGGTGAACAATCGATCTGGCAAGAGGAAAGATTCCGACAACAAG CCTAAAAGCTctacgaagaagaagaacaaaagctCTGAAGAGAAGGAGAAGCTGCCTTATGTTCATGTTAGAGCTCGCCGTGGTCAAGCAACTGATAGCCATAGCTTAGCAGAACGA GCAAGAAGAGAGAAGATTAATGCACGAATGAAGTTGTTACAAGAACTTGTCCCTGGCTGTGATAAGGTTTGTCTCTCAGATACTAAG ATTCAAGGTACAGCTTTGGTGTTGGATGAAATCATTAACCATGTCCAGTCTTTACAACGTCAAGTGGAG ATGCTATCAATGAGACTTGCTTCAGTAAACCCCAGAATCGACTTTAATCTAGACACCATACTGGCTTCAGAA AACGGTTCTTTAATGGATGGGAGCTTCAACTGTACAGCAATGCAGGTTTCCTGGCCTCATCAAGTGATTGAGACAGAACAGCCCTATCATCAACACCGGCAACTGCAACAACCGCAACAGTGGCCTTTTGATGTCTTGAACCAGCGGGCTTGGGGAAGAGAAGAGGATCAAGATCATGGCAACGACCACAACAGTTTGATGGTGGGTTCTGCTAATTTGCACCCGAACCAGGTCAAAATGGAGTTGTAA
- the LOC108817863 gene encoding uncharacterized protein LOC108817863, with translation MADSTRNLTGLGGQASKHEEEEEGEENDDYMGDLSQFIPPELTQKSKRKESEKKSVAVEASRKKLKNLPWHERRRLEKERKQIEEDAQTLARIEDTPIGESNVGFKLLKQMGYKPGSALGKGGSGRAEPVTVDIRRSRAGVGREDPHKEKRKREEVEKENEKRKVEEMLEDFGDRQKSQWRNKRVVINFRKAKAALDQLENVEVVPEKKKEGDEDGKADEEEEEEEEVITEEDLQEILMKLRDEHRYCPFCGFQYETSEALLSNCPGVNEDDH, from the exons ATGGCAGATTCGACGAGAAACCTGACTGGCCTCGGAGGACAAGCATCGAaacacgaagaagaagaagaaggagaagagaacgATGATTACATGGGAGACTTATCTCAGTTCATTCCACCTGAACTTACCCAGAAATCTAAAAGAAAG GAATCTGAAAAGAAAAGTGTAGCCGTTGAAGCATCTCGTAAGAAGCTAAAGAATCTCCCTTGGCACGAGCGGCGAAGATTGGAGAAAGAGAGGAAGCAAATAGAAGAGGATGCACAGACATTGGCTCGTATTGAAGACACTCCCATTGGAGAGTCTAACGTAGGGTTTAAGCTGTTGAAGCAAATGGGTTACAAGCCAGGCTCTGCTCTTGGCAAGGGAGGTTCAGGTAGAGCCGAGCCAGTGACCGTGGATATTCGAAGATCCAGGGCCGGTGTGGGGAGAGAGGATCCACACaaggagaagaggaagagagaggaggTTGAGAAGgagaatgagaagaggaaagtTGAGGAAATGTTGGAGGATTTTGGGGATAGGCAGAAGTCTCAGTGGCGTAACAAAAGAGTTGTGATTAATTTTAGGAAGGCTAAGGCGGCTCTTGATCAGCTTGAGAATGTTGAAGTTGTtccggagaagaagaaggaaggagaTGAAGATGGTAAGgctgatgaagaagaggaggaagaagaggaggtgaTCACTGAAGAG GATTTGCAGGAGATATTAATGAAACTGAGGGATGAACATCGGTATTGCCCTTTTTGCGGTTTCCAG TATGAAACGAGTGAAGCTCTTCTTTCCAATTGCCCTGGCGTTAATGAGGATGATCATTAG
- the LOC108832696 gene encoding transcription factor bHLH60 isoform X2, whose amino-acid sequence MDLTGGFGARYDGGQEATGLESLHLGDELRQLPPDGFTALLELPPTQALKLLHFTDSPSSSPQAAPIAPPSFASNLALMERPARFSTEHQQNGTNLSGETTTSSSVKTEPAETNSSSQAVNNRSGKRKDSDNKPKSSTKKKNKSSEEKEKLPYVHVRARRGQATDSHSLAERARREKINARMKLLQELVPGCDKIQGTALVLDEIINHVQSLQRQVEMLSMRLASVNPRIDFNLDTILASENGSLMDGSFNCTAMQVSWPHQVIETEQPYHQHRQLQQPQQWPFDVLNQRAWGREEDQDHGNDHNSLMVGSANLHPNQVKMEL is encoded by the exons ATGGATCTGACAGGAGGATTTGGAGCTAGATACGACGGCGGCCAGGAAGCTACAGGGCTTGAATCGCTTCATCTAGGAGATGAATTGCGGCAACTACCTCCGGATGGGTTCACGGCGTTGCTTGAGCTTCCTCCTACACAAGCCCTAAAGCTTCTCCATTTCACTGATTCcccctcttcttctcctcaagCGGCGCCAATTGCTCCACCATCTTTTGCTTCTAACTTGGCCCTCATGGAGCGACCCGCTCGTTTCTCCACTGAGCATCAGCAAAACGGTACTAATCTCTCCGGTGAGACTACGACGAGCTCCAGCGTCAAAACAGAGCCTGCTGAGACCAATTCTTCATCTCAAGCGGTGAACAATCGATCTGGCAAGAGGAAAGATTCCGACAACAAG CCTAAAAGCTctacgaagaagaagaacaaaagctCTGAAGAGAAGGAGAAGCTGCCTTATGTTCATGTTAGAGCTCGCCGTGGTCAAGCAACTGATAGCCATAGCTTAGCAGAACGA GCAAGAAGAGAGAAGATTAATGCACGAATGAAGTTGTTACAAGAACTTGTCCCTGGCTGTGATAAG ATTCAAGGTACAGCTTTGGTGTTGGATGAAATCATTAACCATGTCCAGTCTTTACAACGTCAAGTGGAG ATGCTATCAATGAGACTTGCTTCAGTAAACCCCAGAATCGACTTTAATCTAGACACCATACTGGCTTCAGAA AACGGTTCTTTAATGGATGGGAGCTTCAACTGTACAGCAATGCAGGTTTCCTGGCCTCATCAAGTGATTGAGACAGAACAGCCCTATCATCAACACCGGCAACTGCAACAACCGCAACAGTGGCCTTTTGATGTCTTGAACCAGCGGGCTTGGGGAAGAGAAGAGGATCAAGATCATGGCAACGACCACAACAGTTTGATGGTGGGTTCTGCTAATTTGCACCCGAACCAGGTCAAAATGGAGTTGTAA
- the LOC108817861 gene encoding uncharacterized protein LOC108817861, protein MTDESPPPTAPDPEPNPNPNPNPLIHPRRVSFEHGLLPIQKLVFTDPIQTLAPVKQKLTDAASNNRVGSAAIADILQISGDHASLVLETLGSVLHSESDPLVRAKPEEVDSVGADLRDLVLFLYIQSYKKLLPRTHKDSAAVADVWPSTSAFDGYLSALSPIQLVRSNSRRFMPSQADDEAHQLSYLQKHLANIISLLAEPVEGEGEDALVLSMEAFEHLGFLVQFGDKGSDVSPLSQATPFFANSDPDMPAVPVPASQVHDWLLQNIASALETITERISGKENGPSNASDQDDAMSDVSAAPNKVAPSGRGPCLIEGVSKTSLVKQASDLRGRSVKVVNCHDSVIYLLAPLRYATVYGCSDTTIVLGAVGKALRVEHCERVHVIAASKRVCIANCRECVFFLGVNQRPLIVGDNHKLQVAPYNTYYSHLEEHMSEVGVEPSINKWDKPLALGAVDPHDSLSHPAGVADAQAESAACVDPDQFINFLIPNWFSGEEIGSTKDNPFPLPDAYMAAQQRNLKNLEETRQSLRETPLEENRKKELSSALHVYFKDWLYASGNIRQLYCLQGD, encoded by the exons ATGACTGACGAATCACCACCGCCTACAGCCCCGGACCCAGAACCCAACCCGAACCCGAATCCGAATCCACTAATCCACCCAAGACGCGTCTCCTTCGAGCACGGGCTCCTCCCGATCCAAAAACTCGTCTTCACCGACCCGATCCAAACCCTAGCTCCCGTCAAGCAGAAGCTAACCGATGCAGCCTCGAACAACCGCGTCGGATCGGCAGCAATCGCCGACATTCTCCAGATCTCCGGCGACCACGCGAGTCTCGTTCTCGAGACGCTCGGCTCGGTGCTCCATTCCGAGTCTGATCCTCTGGTTAGGGCTAAACCGGAGGAAGTCGATTCCGTGGGGGCTGATTTGAGGGATCTGGTTTTGTTTCTCTACATTCAATCGTATAAGAAGTTGCTGCCTAGGACGCATAAGGATTCTGCGGCTGTGGCTGATGTGTGGCCATCGACTTCAGCTTTTGATGGCTACTTATCTGCGTTATCCCCAATTCAG CTTGTTCGCAGCAACAGCCGTAGGTTTATGCCGTCGCAAGCAGATGATGAAGCTCATCAGTTGTCATATCTGCAAAAACATTTAGCAAACATCATTTCGCTCCTTGCAGAGCCTGTGGAAGGTGAAGGAGAAGACGCATTG GTTCTCTCTATGGAGGCTTTTGAGCACCTGGGTTTTCTTGTTCAGTTTGGTGATAAGGGATCTGATGTATCTCCACTGAGCCAAGCTACTCCCTTTTTTGCAAACTCTGATCCGGACATGCCTGCCGTTCCGGTCCCTGCTTCCCAAGTGCATGACTGGCTTTTGCAGAACATAGCTTCCGCTTTAGAAACCATCACTGAGAGAATTTCTGGGAAAGAGAACGGGCCTTCTAATGCCTCTGATCAAGATGATGCGATGTCAGATGTTTCTGCTGCTCCGAACAAGGTTGCACCTAGTGGTAGAGGCCCGTGTTTAATCGAAGGAGTCTCCAAGACTTCACTTGTTAAGCAGGCCTCTGATCTTAGGGGTAGATCTGTGAAG GTTGTCAATTGCCATGATTCTGTTATTTATCTTTTAGCGCCATTGAGGTATGCAACTGTGTATGGATGTTCTGATACGACTATAGTTCTTGGAGCTGTTGGCAAG GCATTAAGAGTTGAGCACTGTGAGAGAGTTCATGTTATTGCAGCTTCCAAACGAGTGTGTATCGCCAATTGCCGTGAATGTGTATTCTTCTTGGGAGTCAATCAGCGACCACTTATTGTTGGCGATAACCACAAACTGCAG GTTGCGCCATATAATACATATTACTCTCATTTGGAGGAGCACATGAGTGAGGTAGGTGTTGAGCCAAGTATCAACAAATGGGACAAACCATTGGCACTGGGAGCAGTGGATCCACATGACTCACTGTCCCACCCTGCCGGTGTTGCTGATGCACAGGCTGAATCAGCTGCTTGTGTAGACCCTGACCAGTTCATTAACTTTTTG ATCCCAAACTGGTTTAGCGGCGAGGAGATAGGTTCCACTAAAGACAATCCATTTCCATTGCCAGATGCTTATATGGCAGCTCAGCAGAGAAac CTAAAGAACTTGGAAGAAACAAGACAATCGCTAAGAGAAACGCCTCTGGAAGAAAACCGGAAAAAGGAGCTATCAAGCGCACTCCATGTGTATTTCAAAGACTGGCTCTATG CAAGTGGGAATATAAGGCAACTCTACTGCCTACAAGGTGACTAA
- the LOC108817568 gene encoding FT-interacting protein 3 translates to MMQRPPPEDFSLKETRPHLGGGKVTGDKLTSTYDLVEQMQYLYVRVVKAKELPGKDLTGSCDPYVEVKLGNYKGTTRHFEKKSNPEWNQVFAFSKDRIQATFLEATVKDKDVVKDDLIGRVVFDLNEVPKRVPPDSPLAPQWYRIEDRKGEKVKGELMLAVWFGTQADEAFPEAWHSDAATVSGTDALANIRSKVYLSPKLWYLRVNVIEAQDLIPSDKGRYPEVYVKAIVGNQALRTRVSQSRTINPMWNEDLMFVAAEPFEEPLILSVEDRVAPNKDEVLGRCAIPLQYLDKRFDHRPVNTKWFNLEKHIMVDGEKKEIKFASKIHMRICLEGGYHVLDESTHYSSDLRPTAKQLWKPNIGVLELGILNATGLMPMKAKDGRGTTDAYCVAKYGQKWIRTRTIIDSFTPRWNEQYTWEVFDPCTVVTVGVFDNCHLHGGEKNGGGKDSRIGKVRIRLSTLETDRVYTHSYPLLVLHPNGVKKMGEIHLAVRFTCSSLLNMMHMYSLPLLPKMHYIHPLTVSQLDSLRHQATQIVSMRLTRAEPPLRKEVVEYMLDVGSHMWSMRRSKANFFRIMGVLSGLIAVGKWFEQICNWKNPITTVLIHLLFIILVLYPELILPTIFLYLFLIGVWYYRWRPRHPPHMDTRLSHADSAHPDELDEEFDTFPTSRPSDIVRMRYDRLRSIAGRIQTVVGDLATQGERLQSLLSWRDPRATALFVLFCLIAAVVLYVTPFQVVALLVGIYVLRHPRFRYRLPSVPLNFFRRLPARTDCML, encoded by the coding sequence ATGATGCAGAGACCACCTCCCGAAGATTTCTCCTTGAAGGAGACGAGACCACATCTCGGCGGTGGAAAAGTCACCGGAGACAAGCTCACCAGCACTTATGACCTGGTCGAGCAGATGCAGTATCTCTACGTCCGTGTGGTCAAAGCCAAGGAGTTACCCGGTAAAGACCTAACCGGTAGCTGCGATCCTTACGTCGAAGTTAAGCTAGGAAACTACAAAGGAACCACACGTCACTTCGAGAAGAAGTCAAACCCTGAGTGGAACCAAGTCTTCGCCTTCTCCAAAGACAGGATCCAAGCTACTTTCCTTGAAGCTACTGTCAAAGACAAGGACGTTGTGAAAGACGATTTGATCGGTCGTGTTGTGTTCGACTTAAACGAGGTGCCTAAGAGAGTTCCTCCCGACAGTCCCTTGGCGCCACAGTGGTACAGGATCGAAGACAGGAAAGGGGAGAAAGTCAAAGGAGAGCTGATGCTGGCTGTTTGGTTCGGTACTCAAGCTGACGAAGCTTTCCCCGAAGCTTGGCACTCGGACGCTGCGACGGTTAGTGGAACCGACGCTCTAGCCAACATCCGCTCCAAGGTTTACCTCTCTCCCAAGCTCTGGTACCTTAGGGTTAACGTGATCGAGGCTCAGGATCTGATACCGAGTGACAAAGGGAGGTACCCTGAGGTTTACGTGAAGGCTATAGTTGGGAACCAAGCGCTGAGGACTAGAGTATCACAAAGCAGGACTATTAATCCTATGTGGAATGAAGATTTGATGTTTGTAGCAGCTGAGCCCTTCGAGGAGCCTTTGATACTAAGTGTTGAAGATAGAGTTGCTCCGAATAAAGATGAGGTCTTGGGGAGGTGTGCGATCCCGTTGCAGTATCTGGACAAGAGGTTTGATCATAGGCCTGTGAACACCAAGTGGTTTAACCTCGAGAAGCATATCATGGTCGATGGGGAGAAGAAAGAGATCAAATTCGCTAGCAAGATTCACATGAGGATATGTTTGGAAGGAGGGTACCACGTTCTTGATGAGTCCACGCATTACAGCAGTGATCTTAGACCGACGGCTAAGCAGCTTTGGAAGCCCAACATCGGTGTGTTGGAGCTTGGGATACTGAACGCGACTGGTCTGATGCCTATGAAAGCTAAAGACGGTCGTGGAACTACGGATGCTTACTGTGTGGCGAAGTACGGACAGAAGTGGATTCGAACTAGGACGATCATTGACAGCTTTACACCGAGGTGGAACGAGCAGTACACTTGGGAGGTTTTTGATCCGTGCACTGTTGTCACCGTTGGAGTTTTTGATAACTGTCATCTCCATGGAGGTGAGAAGAACGGTGGTGGGAAAGATTCGAGAATCGGCAAGGTGAGAATCAGGCTCTCTACTCTAGAGACTGATAGAGTCTACACTCACTCGTACCCTCTTCTGGTGCTTCATCCTAACGGAGTCAAGAAGATGGGAGAGATCCACTTAGCTGTGAGGTTCACTTGCTCTTCCTTACTCAACATGATGCATATGTACTCGCTTCCTCTCTTACCTAAGATGCATTACATCCATCCTTTGACGGTTAGCCAGCTTGACAGCTTGAGGCATCAAGCGACTCAGATTGTGTCCATGAGGCTTACCAGAGCAGAGCCGCCTCTAAGGAAAGAAGTAGTTGAGTACATGCTTGATGTTGGTTCTCACATGTGGAGCATGAGGAGAAGCAAAGCCAACTTTTTCAGGATCATGGGAGTTTTGAGCGGGTTGATAGCGGTGGGGAAATGGTTTGAACAGATCTGTAACTGGAAGAATCCAATCACAACGGTCTTGATCCATCTCCTGTTCATCATCCTTGTCCTCTACCCTGAGCTAATCTTGCCAACCATCTTCCTCTACCTCTTCCTTATCGGTGTTTGGTACTACCGTTGGAGACCGAGGCATCCTCCGCACATGGACACGCGTCTCTCTCACGCTGACTCAGCTCACCCTGACGAGCTTGATGAAGAGTTTGATACTTTTCCTACTTCGAGACCGTCTGATATCGTCAGGATGAGGTATGACAGGTTGAGGAGTATCGCTGGGAGGATTCAGACGGTGGTTGGTGATCTTGCGACTCAAGGAGAAAGGCTTCAGTCTCTGCTGAGCTGGCGTGATCCGCGTGCAACCGCGCTGTTCGTTTTGTTCTGTTTGATTGCTGCGGTTGTTCTCTATGTGACTCCGTTTCAGGTTGTGGCGCTTCTGGTTGGGATCTATGTTCTGAGACATCCGAGGTTTAGGTACAGGCTACCGTCAGTTCCTCTCAATTTCTTCAGGAGGCTTCCTGCAAGAACTGATTGCATGCTCTGA